Proteins co-encoded in one Helicoverpa zea isolate HzStark_Cry1AcR chromosome 18, ilHelZeax1.1, whole genome shotgun sequence genomic window:
- the LOC124639214 gene encoding glutathione S-transferase 2-like, translated as MPKAVFSYFPMKGLGEPSRLLLAYGGVEFEDRRIPQGEEWLAFKPQTPFGQMPVLEMDGKQYAQSYAIARYLGHRFGLAGDNIEEAFEIDQNVYLIDDLRLKGAIVHYEPDPEVKERKYAEYSKTWYPNLLERLNAVVVKNNGHVALGKLTWGDFVFAGMLDYLKLLLRMPDLEQKYPAFKQVVDNVYSIPKVKAYADAAPVTHF; from the exons ATGCCGAAAGCCGTGTTCTCGTACTTCCCCATGAAGGGTCTGGGTGAGCCATCTCGCTTGCTGCTAGCGTACGGTGGAGTGGAGTTCGAAGATCGCCGTATTCCTCAGGGAGAAGAATGGCTGGCGTTCAAACCCC AGACCCCATTCGGTCAGATGCCCGTGCTGGAGATGGACGGCAAGCAGTATGCCCAGAGCTACGCCATCGCGCGGTACTTGGGCCACAGGTTTGGACTGGCTGGAGACAACATCGAGGAAGCCTTCGAGATCGACCAGAATGTTTACTTAATCGATGATCTAAGACTCA AGGGTGCGATAGTGCACTATGAACCCGACCCGGAGGTAAAGGAAAGGAAATATGCTGAATACTCTAAGACCTGGTATCCGAATCTGCTGGAGAGACTGAACGCTGTCGTTGTGAAGAACAACGGTCACGTCGCACTTGGAAAG TTGACGTGGGGTGACTTCGTGTTCGCTGGTATGCTGGACTACCTGAAGTTGCTGCTGAGGATGCCTGACCTTGAGCAGAAGTACCCTGCCTTCAAGCAGGTCGTTGACAACGTGTACTCTATTCCCAAGGTCAAGGCGTACGCTGATGCTGCTCCTGTCACTCACTTTTAG